The following are encoded together in the Nyctibius grandis isolate bNycGra1 chromosome 5, bNycGra1.pri, whole genome shotgun sequence genome:
- the LOC137664100 gene encoding relA-associated inhibitor-like has protein sequence MGVLNSGVVYALWDYSAALGDELSFCEGEPVTILRRQPPEELDWWWGSLYGREGYVPRNYFGLFPRVRPQRKKV, from the exons ATGGGGGTGCTGAACAGCGGGGTCGTGTACGCGCTGTGGGATTACAGCGCGGCGCTGGGGGACGAGCTGTCCTTCTGCGAGGGCGAGCCCGTCACCATCCTGCGGCGGCAGCCCCCCGAGGAGCTCGACTGGTGGTGGGGGTCCCTGTACGGCCGCGAGGGCTACGTACCCCGCAACTACTTTGGG ctcttccccaggGTGCGACCGCAGCGGAAGAAGGTCTGA